From a single Nicotiana tomentosiformis chromosome 2, ASM39032v3, whole genome shotgun sequence genomic region:
- the LOC138905276 gene encoding uncharacterized protein: MSILESHEVDFTTFQLEGRARRWWKSYLLGRLAGSPPITWDQFTHLFLERYIPPSQREELRLQFEQLQQGQLSMTDYEARFFELSRHALMILPTEAELVRRFVAGLHSSIQDSMAWEVEMGTSYQLVVEIARRIEGYYQRGKEQMQRDKRSCFSGEFRGAPAGGRGHFGRGQPSRPPYSAPPPPRSIPA, from the coding sequence ATGAGCATATTGGAATCTCACGaggtggatttcactacctttcagttagAGGGCAGAGCACGTaggtggtggaagtcttatctccTTGGCAGACTAGCAGGTTCTCCTCCTATaacttgggaccagtttacacACCTATTCCTGGaaaggtatattccaccctctcagagggaagagttgcggcttcagtttgagcagctccagcagggtcagctgtcaatgaccgattatgaggcgagattctttgagttgtctcgccatgcacttatgatacttcccacTGAGGCGGAGctagtgcggaggtttgttgcggggttgcactcTAGTATTCAGGATAGTATGGCttgggaggttgagatggggacttcttatcagttggtagtggagattgctcggcGGATTGAGGGTTACTATCAGAGAGGTAAAGAGCAGATGCAGCGGGACAAGAGGTCCTGtttttctggagagttcagaggtgccccagctgggggtagaggtcattttgggaggggtcagcccagcaggcccccatattctgcaccaccacctcctcggagTATTCCAGCGTGA